The genomic interval CACACAAAATCCTAACTACAGTGTGTACTACAGTGTGTACTACAATgtgtactacagtactacagtgtGTACAACAGTGTGTACAACAGTGTGTACTACAATgtgtactacagtactacagtgtGTACAACAGTGTGTACTACAGTGTGTattacagcagtgtgtgtttcttcagAAGCGCGACGTGTCgtcggaggagaaggagaagtttCCATATGACATCGTTAAGATGGCGCTTCCTCCAGACGCTCAGCTGGCTGCTGACAGCGaggtcactcacacacacacacactcacacacacacacacacacacactcacacacacacacacacacacactcacacacacacactcacacacacacacactcacacacacacacacacacacacacacacacactcacacacacacacacactcacacacacacacacacacactcacatacacacacacacactcacacacacacactcacatacacacacacacacacacactcacacacacacacacacacacacacactcacatacacgcacacacacacacacacactcacatacacacacacacacacactcacacacacacacacacacacacacacacacacacacacactcacatacacgcacacaccacacacacacacacacactcacacacacacacacacacacacacacacaccacacactcacacacacacactcacacacacacactcacacacactcacacacacactcacacacacacactactcacacacacacactcacacactcacacacacacacacacacacacacacacacagacacacacaccgccttCCTAAACTGTTTGCGGTTGAATCCCTGAGCGTTGTCTTCCAGGCGGGGGGCGGAGTCAGGGCCAAGCTGCTAACTCCTCCCaccagacaggaagaggaagtccAGCAGATACAGTCATCAGCTGCAGCCTCAGCTGCATCAAGCCCCGcccttactgtgtgtgtgtgtgtgtgtgtgtgtgtgtgtgtgtgtgtgtgtccaggtgcaGGTGCTCGGTGAGCATGATGACCCGCCCACCACCGATGACCTTGTTGAGgcgtcggccaatcaggagctaGATAAGTCTCCCAGCGCGGCGCTGCGTGTGCAGGAAGCCATCCTGAAGGAACTGACCAATGAGGACGTACAcaaggtgaacacacacacacgcatacacacacacacgcacacacacacacacacacactttctctctcaggcCAGGCATCAAAGGGAGGATCAATAATTCAATGTGAAAACATGATCATCAATATCTAAAAGTAttaattatctctctctccaggtgaccTGCTACGATCAGGATGTCGTATCAGAGATGGAGGCGGAGCCTAAAGACCTGGGGGCGGGGCATCACGCCACCCAGACTCTGTCGTTCGCCGACAGCATGGGGGAGGTGAAGGACGAGCAGCGCCCGGTTGGTCGACGGCGACGACGGACATGAAGTTCGAATATTTACTGTACggacacagagagacgctcGCCTGCCAGGTGTGTGGCAAGACCTTCCTGGACGAGAACAGGCTCAGGTAAACTCTTCACTGCTTCATTAACCAGGTGACTAACGAGTCAGGCAACCAGCTGATTAACCAGGTGATTAACTGGTCAGGCAACCAGCTGATTAACCAGGTGACTAACGAGTCAGGCAACCAGCTGATTAACCAGGTGACTAACGAGTCAGGCAACCAGCTGATTAACCAGGTGATTAACTGGTCAGGCAACCAGCTGATTAACCAGGTGATTAACTGGTCAGGCAACCAGCTGATTAACCAGGTGATTAACTGGTCAGGCAACCAGCTGATTAACCAGGTGATTAACTGGTCAGGCAACCAGCTGATTAACTGGTCAGGCAACCAGCTGATTAACTGGTCAGGCAACCAGCTGATTAACCAGGTGATTAACTGGTCAGGCAACCAGCTGATTAACCAGGTGATTAACTGGTCAGGCAACCAGCTGATTAACCAGGTGACTAACTGGTCAGGCAACCAGCTGATTAACCAGGTGACTAACTGGTCAGGCAACCAGCTGATTAACCAGGTGACTAACTGGTCAGGCAACCAGCTGATTAACCAGGTGACTAACTGGTCAGGCAACCAGCTGATTAACCAGGTGATTAACTGGTCAGGCAACCAGCTGATTAACCAGGTGATTAACTGGTCAGGCAACCAGCTGATTAACTGGTCAGGCAACCAGCTGATTAACTG from Centroberyx gerrardi isolate f3 unplaced genomic scaffold, fCenGer3.hap1.cur.20231027 Scaffold_549, whole genome shotgun sequence carries:
- the LOC139927912 gene encoding LOW QUALITY PROTEIN: zinc finger and BTB domain-containing protein 14-like (The sequence of the model RefSeq protein was modified relative to this genomic sequence to represent the inferred CDS: inserted 1 base in 1 codon), which codes for KRDVSSEEKEKFPYDIVKMALPPDAQLAADSEVLGEHDDPPTTDDLVEASANQELDKSPSAALRVQEAILKELTNEDVHKVTCYDQDVVSEMEAEPKDLGAGHHATQTLSFADSMGEVKDEQXPGWSTATTDMKFEYLLYGHRETLACQVCGKTFLDENRLRKHEKLHSAERPFVCEICSKAFTTHAHLKEHLKIHTGFKPYRCDVCGKSFIRAPDLKKHERVHSNERPFACQMCDKAFKHKSHLKDHERRHRGEKPFVCSSCTKAFAKASDLKRHENNMHSERKQLNLQSDTETLQAAAMAAEEQQLENMSCS